A window from Candidatus Omnitrophota bacterium encodes these proteins:
- the dusB gene encoding tRNA dihydrouridine synthase DusB: MLKIGKLKLESNLILAPMAGITDLPYRMLCRRFGAELAFVEMINCRSVSFKSRRTKQMLLTLPKDKPLGVQILGCEEQYILKSLEVLKNYKFDILDFNAACPAKKVVRRGEGSGLLREPKKFAKLLKLVVKESWLPVSVKIRLGWDKDSVNARQIALLAQDCGVNALFIHGRTKTQGYSGQVDYKIISEVRKALNIPLIASGDVFSGLLAKKMLDETGCAGLAIARGSLGNPWIFKEIKEYLESGKIVSRPVEKEIAKVMLEHLDACIDFYGERNGVVIFRKFYTWYTKGLRKVRQLRERSSRVKTKEEVVKIISEGLGQR, encoded by the coding sequence ATGCTAAAAATTGGAAAATTAAAACTCGAATCTAATTTAATTCTGGCGCCGATGGCCGGAATTACGGATTTGCCCTATCGTATGCTCTGCCGGAGGTTTGGGGCGGAGTTGGCTTTTGTGGAGATGATTAATTGTCGTTCGGTTAGCTTTAAAAGCAGGAGAACCAAGCAAATGCTTTTAACTCTGCCCAAGGATAAACCTTTAGGCGTTCAGATATTAGGATGCGAAGAGCAATATATCTTAAAATCTTTGGAGGTTTTAAAAAATTATAAATTTGATATTTTAGATTTTAACGCGGCTTGCCCGGCAAAAAAAGTGGTTCGCCGGGGGGAAGGTTCAGGATTATTGAGAGAGCCGAAAAAATTTGCCAAATTATTGAAATTAGTGGTCAAAGAGTCATGGCTTCCGGTAAGCGTAAAGATCCGTTTAGGCTGGGATAAAGATTCAGTTAATGCCCGCCAGATTGCTCTGCTGGCTCAAGATTGCGGGGTAAATGCTTTGTTTATCCATGGCCGGACCAAAACCCAGGGCTACAGCGGGCAGGTAGACTATAAGATCATTAGCGAAGTCAGGAAAGCCCTCAATATACCTTTGATTGCCAGCGGAGATGTTTTTTCCGGTTTACTGGCGAAGAAAATGCTGGATGAAACCGGATGCGCCGGCCTGGCGATTGCCCGGGGATCTTTGGGCAACCCCTGGATATTTAAAGAGATCAAGGAATATTTAGAGAGCGGCAAGATTGTCAGCCGGCCCGTGGAAAAGGAAATTGCTAAAGTTATGCTCGAACATTTAGACGCTTGCATCGATTTTTATGGCGAGCGAAACGGGGTGGTCATCTTCCGGAAGTTTTACACCTGGTATACCAAAGGATTACGCAAAGTGCGCCAGTTAAGAGAAAGGTCTTCGCGGGTTAAAACCAAAGAGGAAGTGGTAAAAATTATTAGTGAGGGGTTGGGGCAGAGATAA
- a CDS encoding BrnT family toxin, which yields MIQISNFDWDEQNLEHIHNHFVKDYEVEDVLLFDEPIYYRRKENKYCAFGISNGGRYLFIVFVVKDTGLIRVITARNMTNTEKNLYNKRR from the coding sequence ATGATACAAATAAGCAATTTCGATTGGGATGAGCAAAATTTAGAGCATATACATAACCACTTTGTTAAGGATTATGAAGTCGAAGATGTCTTATTGTTCGATGAGCCAATTTATTATAGAAGAAAGGAAAACAAATATTGCGCCTTTGGCATTAGTAATGGAGGCAGATATCTATTCATTGTTTTTGTAGTTAAGGATACAGGGTTGATAAGAGTTATTACGGCAAGAAATATGACCAATACGGAAAAGAATCTTTATAACAAGAGAAGGTAA
- a CDS encoding CopG family antitoxin: MKKKIPEFKNEKEEARFWSKHSPIEFLDEFKEEKAPFEFTMGLLKKAAEEHREKKSALTLRMEPSQIYLTKIIAKIKGDKYQSLMRRWIRERVYKEIKEHPEVEDEIRKQKAHLVSR; this comes from the coding sequence ATGAAAAAAAAGATACCTGAATTTAAGAACGAGAAGGAAGAAGCAAGATTCTGGAGTAAGCATAGCCCGATTGAGTTTTTGGATGAATTTAAAGAAGAAAAGGCGCCATTTGAATTTACTATGGGATTACTTAAGAAAGCGGCCGAAGAACATAGAGAGAAAAAGAGCGCTTTAACCCTCAGAATGGAGCCCAGCCAGATTTATCTTACAAAAATCATCGCTAAAATTAAAGGAGATAAGTATCAATCCTTAATGAGGAGATGGATTCGCGAGAGAGTATATAAAGAAATTAAGGAGCATCCTGAGGTAGAAGATGAAATTCGTAAACAAAAAGCACATCTAGTGAGCAGATAG
- a CDS encoding M42 family metallopeptidase, whose translation MDALLKKIIEAPGIPGYETQIAKIMHDELKKVCDDVQIDNFGNVIAKKGKGKKKIMLAAHMDEIGLMVKHITKEGFLYFIKVGGIDDRILPAQRVIVKAKKGDCLGIIGAKPPHLQREEDKKKPLKYEDMFIDIGCKSKEEAEKKVEVGDVVIFEPNSGVLNGKLYYGKAIDDRIGCFALIKIMEKLKTEAEVYAVATTQEEVGLKGARTSAFKVDPDYALAIDTNAAGDTPQITERESSLKLGSGVAITIIEASGRGLIVNEKIKDLLIDVAKKNKIKYQIDVIEGGMTDGAIIHMNREGVPTGVLSIPTRYIHSPTGVFNIEDLDAAVELAVKAVESLSK comes from the coding sequence GTGGACGCATTGTTAAAAAAAATTATTGAGGCACCCGGCATTCCGGGGTATGAAACTCAAATCGCCAAAATTATGCATGATGAACTCAAAAAGGTTTGCGACGACGTGCAAATCGATAATTTCGGTAATGTCATTGCCAAAAAAGGCAAAGGCAAAAAGAAGATTATGCTTGCCGCGCATATGGATGAAATTGGCCTGATGGTCAAGCACATCACTAAGGAGGGGTTTTTGTATTTTATAAAAGTAGGCGGAATCGATGACCGGATTCTTCCTGCCCAGCGGGTAATCGTCAAGGCTAAAAAAGGCGACTGCCTGGGAATAATCGGCGCCAAGCCGCCGCACCTGCAGAGAGAAGAGGATAAGAAAAAGCCCCTTAAATATGAAGATATGTTTATCGATATCGGCTGTAAGAGCAAAGAAGAGGCGGAGAAAAAGGTAGAGGTGGGGGATGTGGTAATTTTTGAGCCTAATTCCGGGGTATTAAACGGCAAGCTATATTACGGCAAGGCCATTGACGACAGGATTGGGTGTTTCGCGCTGATTAAAATAATGGAGAAATTAAAAACTGAAGCGGAAGTTTACGCGGTTGCCACAACTCAGGAAGAGGTCGGTTTAAAAGGCGCGCGCACTTCGGCATTTAAGGTTGATCCGGATTATGCTCTAGCCATCGACACTAATGCCGCCGGCGATACTCCTCAGATAACCGAACGCGAATCTTCTTTAAAGCTGGGCTCAGGGGTGGCCATCACCATTATTGAGGCATCCGGAAGAGGGTTGATCGTCAATGAAAAGATAAAGGACCTGCTCATTGATGTTGCCAAGAAGAATAAAATTAAATATCAGATCGATGTAATCGAGGGCGGGATGACTGACGGAGCGATTATCCATATGAACAGGGAAGGGGTTCCCACGGGAGTATTAAGCATACCTACTCGTTATATTCATTCGCCAACCGGAGTTTTTAATATTGAAGATTTAGACGCTGCCGTGGAGCTGGCGGTAAAGGCGGTGGAGAGTTTGAGTAAATGA